The Trypanosoma brucei brucei TREU927 chromosome 9, whole genome shotgun sequence genome includes a window with the following:
- a CDS encoding variant surface glycoprotein (GPI-Anchor Signal predicted for Tb09.244.1790 by DGPI v2.04, no cleavage site predicted): protein MTEGKLIAKAIYLVTLSTVIATAEADPAAEANSATTDFCTLLAYTNSVVDTLKLWLTAPAKPTKDLEEQVRLLSLAEAKHYGTPSGIAYSTLRAISQDRLEKQIKKQDAATATIAAALKVFAAKAAETKVLGAATEQAELKSWTHATDGGSGKVLTTGSGTSTKICKATKQAPVTYTKECKNSGGDLQKAQQIGGALKTAKKLKIYSDTALSLGSIEIQFEAVGNLGTSNSWTAGTGNTHCQQHSGAASAAESAAAGTALFSVKVTNKITPAEITLAQAASAPLNRNLEASGDNKKLLTADKDIAEALVAAQAVVFESERPLKDEKLATLTGTSAAQAMYAALAAKQGKTSTTGPTSDEVSKLLFNKGDTASVSDFLTTLNSDTNSIADGDKPITGSTQSIAAGANFRKAMTYFYAMNLKKSTKASGSEKPEGDAKKNAADKKEEKKDGDNKTTAADFTGTEEDKCDKTKCDWNKEKNECKVKEGAVVISAVINAPLLLAFLILA from the coding sequence ATGACAGAAGGAAAACTCATCGCAAAGGCGATATACCTAGTGACTCTAAGCACTGTGATCGCGACAGCAGAAGCCGACCCAGCAGCCGAAGCCAATAGTGCGACAACAGATTTCTGCACGCTATTAGCATATACAAACAGCGTTGTCGACACTCTGAAGTTGTGGCTAACAGCCCCGGCAAAACCGACAAAAGATTTAGAGGAACAGGTCAGACTACTTAGCCTGGCAGAAGCAAAGCACTACGGCACACCCAGCGGCATCGCGTATTCGACACTGAGGGCTATATCCCAGGACCGGttagaaaaacaaataaagaagcAAGATGCAGCGACAGCGACAATTGCAGCAGCGCTAAAAGTTTTCGCAgccaaagcagcagaaaccaaaGTGCTAGGGGCAGCCACGGAGCAAGCTGAGCTCAAGAGCTGGACGCATGCAACAGacggcggcagcggcaaAGTGCTGACCACCGGCAGCGGCACCAGCACAAAAATCTGCAAAGCTACCAAGCAGGCGCCAGTCACTTACACCAAAGAATGCAAAAACAGCGGCGGGGACTTGCAAAAAGCGCAGCAGATAGGAGGAGCTCTAAAGACAGCAAAAAAACTCAAAATCTACAGCGACACAGCACTGTCACTCGGCTCAATAGAAATACAGTTCGAGGCCGTGGGCAACCTAGGCACCAGCAATTCGTGGACCGCGGGGACGGGGAACACTCACTGCCAGCAACACAGCGGTGCGGCAAGCGCAGCGGAGTCGGCAGCGGCAGGAACCGCGCTCTTTTCGGTAAAAGTAACCAACAAGATAACACCGGCAGAAATAACGCTGGCACAAGCAGCAAGCGCCCCCTTAAACAGAAACCTAGAAGCCTCAGGCGACaacaagaaactgctgaCAGCGGACAAAGACATAGCGGAAGCATTAGTAGCAGCTCAAGCGGTGGTGTTTGAAAGCGAACGGCCTCTAAAGGACGAGAAACTAGCAACACTAACAGGAACATCTGCGGCCCAAGCCATGTACGCTGCATTAGCAGCCaaacaagggaaaacatCGACAACAGGGCCAACTAGCGACGAGGTATCCAAACTACTGTTCAACAAGGGAGATACGGCCAGCGTATCCGACTTTTTAACAACACTAAACTCAGACACCAACAGCATCGCCGACGGAGACAAGCCAATAACGGGAAGCACGCAATCAATTGCAGCAGGGGCTAACTTTCGGAAGGCAATGACTTACTTTTATGCAATGAACCTTAAAAAGTCAACAAAAGCATCAGGAAGCGAGAAACCAGAAGGAGACGCCAAAAAAAATGCagcagacaaaaaagaagaaaagaaagacggggatAATAAAACAACTGCAGCTGATTTCACAGGAACTGAGGAGGATAAATGTGACAAGACAAAGTGTGATTggaacaaggaaaagaatgagtGCAAAGTTAAGGAGGGAGCAGTTGTTATTTCTGCTGTGATTAatgcccctcttttgcttgcatttttgattCTAGCTTAA